In Vigna angularis cultivar LongXiaoDou No.4 chromosome 8, ASM1680809v1, whole genome shotgun sequence, the DNA window caatatttttttttttgtaattttaactacataattatttgaaaatttacatttataatgTTTTGAAATGCTATAAAGACTTCCTAAttcaaaagaattttaaaaatcatttttggactatttaatttttcttttacattataGGAAAAATGGTTGCAGAGAGAAAAAGCCATTTTGATATCAATTGATCACTGGCCTTTTCCAGTGAGGCCGGTATCACGTGACTTGGAACACCAGAAAGAGATGCCACGTGACTCAAGAAGATGAGGTTGCACACGGTCACTCCCTGGTTGCCGTTGCAGACTTCATCAACGACAACATAGGATGGCACTGCTGTCGCATATTTGCATCTCTCACTTCTCTTCAATTGCaccttcttcatctttctcCGTTTCACCAACCACTTTCCTCCAATGTTCTTGGTTGTCCACAGACTCTGGAAACATTCGAGCCACAAACCTTTGTTCCAACTTTAATTCTCTTCATTGTGGAAAGACCCTTTTGCGGCATAGGCGTAATAGTCCTTGTTTCTCAAtgccatcttcttcttctccttctcggACATCGTGGGATGAGACTGGTAAACGATCCAAGAGAGTGTGGATATGGACCACGAACAAGCAGGTAATGACTGCGGCAGTAGAGAGAGGATGGAATACTTTTGTTTTCCCATCACACCATCGGCAACTTGCTCAAGAATGGTCTTGTAAGTTCTTCATTCGGAAGGAAATTCTATCACCCATTTGTGTTTTTTCGGCATAATTTAATTTGGATTGACTGCAAATGCAAAAACATTTACAATCTCAATCAATTGGGAATCAATCACTATGAATGACTTTGAAAATGATAATTATAGAAGCTAGCAATCTTTCCGTACATGAGACAATTAATGGTTCAGGATGCAAACAGAACATAGAACACAAGCCTTATGCTATTAGATGCGGTTGGTTTCATGAATCGCACTGGGCTATTCTGCTCCGTCAAAGATAAGATTTTCAGAGATATTGTTTTATATGAGGTCCCCCTAAACAACTTTATCCAATGTGATTCTTTCTTGGTCTTCCTCTCTCCCTTTTCATAGCTGGTCTTAATGCTGGTAAAGGAGGAGAGTTGTGTTAAGCTCTCAGCTGTGAATATAAAATGAATGTGGACCATGATTGAAGAATGCATTCTGGTGAGCTTCAATTTGTTAATACATGATAGTGGGAAAATGTTTTGTGCTGAAAGTATTATAAAAGGTCAAAATGAAATCCCTTTAGTGTTATGCTAACCATAAATAAGATAAGATGACCATAATTGTTTTGTACACAATACATTTTCTGGCTCTGAGGAAAGTAGAGTTTGTATTATTGGTGAATCGGTATATTATACTACTACCATGTGTAATTTTACGAGTTTGGAATTTTGGTCTTGATGGGTACAGCAATTGCAGTAATATGCCCACTTTTTGTTAATGAGGGAGAGGTTTTGGATGAACAGAATAAAAGGGTAGCCACAATTTTTGACGTTTCAAACCCAGAGGAGCTAGAGGGACTTAGACCAGAGGATGAACAGGCAGAGAGCATTGTAGTTAATTTACTAGATTGGCAGGTATTTTCGTTGTAGCTTGCTATAACTAGTATAATGGAATAGTTTTGCACACTTGTTATCCATGAATGATTTTGTCTATGGTTTTTATAACAACTTTAACTCTATGACTTCCACAGCATCACctcaaaaaccattttttttcctgGTTTGATCATGTCTGACGTCTATTGCTGAAACAAAATCCACTGTCTTTTAAAAGTgtaatatagtttattttcaaTCATTTACATTCTCATTTTCAATACTTTTCTTTGTTTACATTTTCTCAGGTAATACCTGCTGAAAATATAATAGCTGCATTTCAAAGAAGCCAAAAGACCGTGTTTGCCATATCTAATAATACATCTGAAGCTCAGGTGTTTCTTGAGGTATACACAAGAAGACAAATGAAGTAAACTTTACGCCGTATATAGTAGTACTTTTTTTCTTAGGCGTAATTCTCTTCTGACAGTTACATCACTTGGATTTTACAGGCGCTTGAACATGGTTTAGATGGCATAGTTATGAAAATTGAAGATGTTGAAGCTGTTCTTGAGCTAAAGGTATTCTGTACGTAGATTAGACTTCTTCAGTAATTAGGCTTGACCTCTTATTACAGCTGGAAACTTTCAGGCATATTTTGACAGAAGAATTGAAGAAAGCAATCTATTGAGCTTGACTGAAGCCACTGTGACACATATTCAAGTGGCTGGAATGGGGGATCGTGTTTGTGTAGATCTCTGCAGTCTCATGAGACCTGGTGAAGGACTTCTGGTATGTATCAGTTTCCTCTGCAACATTTAAGTTATTTCTTGGCTAATCAGTGAAGCTTCCATTCTTATTGTTCAAATATTTGCAACAGGTTGGATCTTTTGCGAGAGGATTATTTCTTGTTCACTCAGAATGCTTGGAGTCAAATTACATTGCAAGTAGGCCTTTCCGGGTGAATGCAGTAAGTTGTGCACACAAGTTTGAACTTAATATATTCATTGCCTTTGATCTTATTTGATAAAATCACCTCTCTTTTCATCATAATTCAATGGGTTGACTGTGAGACTAGCAATCAAATCCCTTTTGGGAAAAAGGTTCAGTTATGGTGTTATGTGAGTAACACTCAACTTTCATGTGGATTTTCTATGTTTGTATATAAAAGTTAATCATTAGCTTCATGTAATTTTAAAGATCTGACAGCATCTATAatgactaaaatatatttattgctATTGTGtgtaagaatttattttaataggGAAACCTATATTATTGCTGAATTAGGATTGTTTTACTTTCAAAGCAGACTTTGACCAAGCTTTTATTAAGGCAGTACATTCCTCATGATAATTGTTTCCCATTATTTGTCATGaatgttgaattaaatttaCATGGGCTATAAGTATTGTCTGCTCATGTTGCAGAGTCAGTAAACTAGGCACTTTATAGCTGAAATCTGTCTAACCTTGCATGTCTCCCTTTGCTAGGTTAATTCGGCTTATTTACATTCCTGAAGCTGAAAATATGACTTTTGcagtatttgtttttattactttttttattcacaGTGTCTTGGAGTTTTCAGTTAAAATGTTAGTCATGCTGTCTACATAAGCTCTATGAACCCTTTCTAACAAATTACTTATCATAACAGGGACCAGTGCATGCCTATGTTGCTGTTCCAGGAAACAGAACATCCTACCTGTCAGAATTGAAGTCGGGAAAAGAAGTTATTGTTGTTGATCAGCAGGGTCACCAACGAATTGCTATTGTTGGGCGTGTAAAGATAGAAAGTAGACCACTAATCCTAGTGGAGGCAAAGGTTTGTGAATgcattattgaaaaaaaaaatatattgaaaagtgtttcttttatatattttgcttGATTTCTTTAACGAGTGTGCTATAGTGTATTTTCTGTGGAATATGTCAAGTTAATCTAAAACAGTATATTCTTAAAGATGTAGCAGTTTATAATACACTGAGATTACAGCTTGTCCTTAGGGGTTTATGTAAACTCCTATAAACTGGATACTAAAGTGTAATGGGTTAGTTTTTTTGAACAACATTTCTCATGAATTCTGATTCTTAGACAAAATTGATTCTTAAACAACAATTTCAAAGTTGGTCTTTTTCCTGATCCaactttagtttttcttttgctCTCTCTTCCATTTCATTTTCCCCTTGTCCTCCTCAACTGGATCTAAGAGTGTTACTGGATAAGATAAAATTGCAAAACCACTCATTTATCAGTCAGTAAACAAGTTAGTGTTTTTGATACAAAACCAGATAGATATAGAGTggtttaaaacaaattttaatggAAGTTTGGGTTAAACCAAGTTTtatagggtttagggtttataaTAACCTGAATTTATATggttatcttattttaaatagttttaaattagCTTTGAGAGTTCTCAAATTTCCCCTTATTTAGCACTTGCAATGAAACCAATTGTCATAAAGTATTATTTCATAATCTCATCATCATTAGGGAAACCataattcatttttctattttacccTTAATTATATTCAAAACCACAACATCATCACTCCGGCAACTAACCCTTTGTTAATCCCAACTGTACATGACTAAGAAAAACACCATAGAGATGTAcctgaaaaaacaaaacattgttTGGTAACTAATCTTAATACCTCTACTGACACAAAACGCACGggtaagaaattaaataaactgaaaaggaaaagaaggaaataTGCTTAATTTGTTGAATAATGGGAGGAAAGTGGAAAGTAATTGCATGCTCTACTTTATATCTACAATAATACATATGATTTATTCAATATgatttattcaatatatatatatatatatatatatatttgtgacGCTACTAACACTTATTGTTGGACTTCTAACATTTGTCACACTCTAAGATATGCCATCAACAAAGAAtaccaaaaaaattttaatgacTGTACATTAAgattgaatttcaaatttgaatgcTGCATGTAATGCTGATCACATTTTTCAAAACGTTTAATTTATATAACCATAACTTTATCATATCTGATAGATCATTGTATGCAATTCAGGAGCTGAAGATTGAACTGCTGTTTTGAACctgaagcataaataaattggtCGGAAATTTTATCATGGTACAACAACTAGTTTTCTCCCCAAAATTAGACTTCCTggttattaaacataaaattcagAGTACAGCATCAAAAGTTGTTTTACAGGGTTTCAGAACTtagaaaatgataatttatgCCAGAATAAATGCAATACACAGTAACTGGTTGAATAGAATATCTACTTCTTCTACTTGTTTGTTGAAGGGGTATTAGCCTTGTCGATGTCTTCACTTTGCAGCAATATTGTATAGTAAAGGATGAACATATTGTGTGGAAGTAAAGAACTAAAGTTTTGTTTTGTCGTGTGAACATCTCATAAGTTATCACTATTACAGGTCCTTCTATTGCTGTTTGCTTGAGACCTATCCAAAATTCTGATCTGGCAATAATAATTGTTTCATTTCAGATAGAATCAGATAATCAAACTATCAGCATCCTTTTACAAAATGCAGAAACAGTTGCATTGGTT includes these proteins:
- the LOC108343902 gene encoding uncharacterized protein LOC108343902 isoform X1 — its product is MALLSHICISHFSSIAPSSSFSVSPTTFLQCSWLSTDSGNIRATNLCSNFNSLHCGKTLLRHRRNSPCFSMPSSSSPSRTSWDETGKRSKRVWIWTTNKQVMTAAVERGWNTFVFPSHHRQLAQEWSSIAVICPLFVNEGEVLDEQNKRVATIFDVSNPEELEGLRPEDEQAESIVVNLLDWQVIPAENIIAAFQRSQKTVFAISNNTSEAQVFLEALEHGLDGIVMKIEDVEAVLELKAYFDRRIEESNLLSLTEATVTHIQVAGMGDRVCVDLCSLMRPGEGLLVGSFARGLFLVHSECLESNYIASRPFRVNAGPVHAYVAVPGNRTSYLSELKSGKEVIVVDQQGHQRIAIVGRVKIESRPLILVEAKIESDNQTISILLQNAETVALVCPPQGNTLSKTAIPVTSLKVGDEILLRIQGGARHTGIEIQEFIVEK
- the LOC108343902 gene encoding uncharacterized protein LOC108343902 isoform X2, with amino-acid sequence MALLSHICISHFSSIAPSSSFSVSPTTFLQCSWLSTDSGNIRATNLCSNFNSLHCGKTLLRHRRNSPCFSMPSSSSPSRTSWDETGKRSKRVWIWTTNKQVMTAAVERGWNTFVFPSHHRQLAQEWSSIAVICPLFVNEGEVLDEQNKRVATIFDVSNPEELEGLRPEDEQAESIVVNLLDWQVIPAENIIAAFQRSQKTVFAISNNTSEAQVFLEALEHGLDGIVMKIEDVEAVLELKAYFDRRIEESNLLSLTEATVTHIQVAGMGDRVCVDLCSLMRPGEGLLVGSFARGLFLVHSECLESNYIASRPFRVNAGPVHAYVAVPGNRTSYLSELKSGKEVIVVDQQGHQRIAIVGRVKIESRPLILVEAKIESDNQTISILLQNAETVALVCPPQGNTLSKTAIPVTSLKVGDEILLRIQGVMMVE